In one Brassica oleracea var. oleracea cultivar TO1000 chromosome C9, BOL, whole genome shotgun sequence genomic region, the following are encoded:
- the LOC106313309 gene encoding endoglucanase 17 has product MALLFFSSSSFDFRVFIVLSFFIVLCNGSSYSSSSPSSSLFNTHHHRHHIAKHNYKDALTKSILFFEGQRSGKLPHNQRMTWRRDSGLSDGSALHVDLVGGYYDAGDNIKFGFPMAFTTTMLSWSVIEFGGLMKSELPNAKAAIRWATDYLLKATARPDTIYVQVGDANKDHSCWERPEDMDTQRSVFKVDKNTPGSDVAAETAAALAAAAIVFKKSDPSYSKTLLKRAVRVFAFADKYRGTYSAGLKPEVCPFYCSYSGYQDELLWGAAWLQKATKNVKYLNYIKMNGQVLGAAEYDNTFGWDNKHAGARILLTKAFLVQKMKTLSEYKGHADNFICSVIPGAPFSSSQYTPGGLLFKMSDANMQYVTSTSFLLLTYAKYLTSARTVVHCGGSVYTPGRLRSIAKKQVDYLLGDNPLRMSYMVGYGPKFPRRIHHRGSSLPCAASHPAKIQCHEGFSILNSQSPNPNILVGAVVGGPDQHDRFPDERTDYEQSEPATYINAPLVGALAYFAHSYGQL; this is encoded by the exons ATGGCTCTCCTTTTCTTTTCTTCTTCCTCCTTTGACTTCAGAGTCTTCATTGTCCTCTCTTTCTTCATCGTTCTCTGCAATGGCTCCTCCTACTCTTCTTCTTCTCCTTCCTCTTCTCTTTTCAACACTCACCACCATCGTCACCACATCGCCAAGCACAACTACAAAGACGCTCTCACCAAATCCATCCTCTTCTTCGAAGGCCAAAGGTCTGGGAAGCTTCCTCATAACCAGAGAATGACTTGGAGAAGAGACTCTGGTCTCTCCGATGGCTCTGCTCTTCAT GTGGACTTGGTTGGAGGATACTATGATGCAGGAGACAACATCAAGTTCGGTTTCCCAATGGCGTTCACAACAACAATGCTCTCATGGAGTGTAATTGAGTTCGGTGGTCTCATGAAATCTGAACTACCAAACGCTAAAGCAGCCATTCGCTGGGCAACAGACTATCTCCTCAAAGCCACTGCACGTCCTGACACCATTTACGTCCAAGTTGGTGATGCGAACAAAGACCATTCTTGTTGGGAAAGACCAGAAGACATGGACACACAGAGAAGTGTGTTTAAAGTAGACAAGAACACTCCTGGTTCTGATGTCGCTGCCGAAACAGCCGCCGCTCTCGCCGCAGCTGCTATCGTTTTCAAGAAGTCTGATCCTTCTTACTCCAAGACTCTCCTTAAACGAGCCGTTAGA GTTTTTGCATTTGCTGACAAATACAGAGGAACCTATAGTGCAGGATTGAAACCAGAAGTTTGTCCATTTTATTGCTCTTACTCTGGTTATCAG GATGAGTTGTTGTGGGGAGCTGCTTGGTTACAAAAAGCTACAAAGAATGTAAAATATTTGAACTACATAAAGATGAATGGACAAGTCCTTGGAGCTGCTGAGTATGACAACACTTTTGGTTGGGACAACAAGCATGCTGGAGCCAGAATCCTTCTTACAAAG GCGTTTCTGGTTCAGAAAATGAAGACACTGAGTGAATACAAAGGTCATGCTGATAATTTCATCTGCTCTGTTATTCCTGGTGCTCCTTTCTCTTCTTCTCAGTACACACCAG GTGGATTATTATTTAAAATGTCAGATGCTAACATGCAATACGTGACGTCTACATCGTTCTTGCTCTTAACCTACGCCAAATACTTAACCTCCGCAAGAACCGTCGTCCACTGCGGTGGCTCAGTCTACACTCCCGGCCGCCTCCGCTCAATCGCCAAAAAGCAGGTGGATTATCTACTTGGAGACAACCCATTGAGGATGTCTTACATGGTTGGTTACGGTCCGAAATTCCCACGGAGAATCCACCACCGTGGCTCCTCCTTACCTTGCGCTGCAAGCCACCCGGCCAAGATTCAGTGTCACGAAGGCTTCTCCATCTTGAACTCTCAATCTCCAAACCCTAATATCCTCGTCGGTGCAGTGGTTGGTGGTCCTGACCAGCACGATCGCTTCCCAGACGAACGGACTGACTACGAGCAGTCTGAGCCAGCTACTTACATCAATGCACCACTCGTTGGAGCTCTTGCCTACTTCGCTCATTCCTATGGTCAACTCTAG
- the LOC106315425 gene encoding probable pectinesterase/pectinesterase inhibitor 39, whose amino-acid sequence MHNPSRKTSKHINLNLLALTFHLIFLIPTVHSRSTQRLAEPNNITELIVATLNQTILNVNVSYTTFYNLQKRLGPNIARRYRCAFEACLVLLDDTIFDLETAISKLQTSSLGAHDVNMLLSDAMTNQDTCLEGFKTSGIHEKNNDNTYKLTDSLKDSILKISSNLSNSLGMLQKIPGHELSPEAYEVDVEFPSWVLENDKRRLHAPVEKTKFNLMVAQDGTGNFTTINDAVSAAPTSSVTRFMIYIKRGVYFENVEIPKNKTMIMFVGDGIGRTVIKANRRKGNLGTFQTATVGVKGEGFIAKDISFVNFAGPSPQAVALRSGSDHSAFYRCSFEGYQDTLYVYSGKQFYRECDIYGTVDFICGNAAVVFQNCSLYARKPNPGQKIVYTAQSRTCSNQSTGISMINCRFLAAPDLIPVKGSFEAYLGRPWKNFSRTIIMKSFIDDLVVPAGWLEWNGSFALETLHYGEYMNEGPGSNITNRVKWPGYRPILNETEATQFTVGPFIDGGRWLNSTGIPFNTGL is encoded by the exons ATGCATAATCCAAGTAGAAAAACGTCAAAACACATAAATCTCAACTTACTAGCATTGACCTTTCACCTAATCTTCTTAATACCCACCGTTCATTCACGATCCACCCAGCGTCTAGCCGAACCCAATAACATCACTGAGCTCATCGTCGCTACTTTAAACCAAACTATCTTAAACGTCAATGTCTCTTACACTACCTTCTACAACCTCCAAAAACGTCTTGGTCCAAACATAGCTCGCCGTTACCGCTGCGCATTCGAAGCCTGTCTCGTTCTACTCGATGACACTATCTTCGATCTTGAAACTGCAATCTCCAAGCTCCAAACTTCTTCTCTTGGGGCCCACGATGTCAATATGTTGCTCAGCGACGCCATGACGAACCAAGACACGTGTCTCGAGGGTTTCAAGACAAGTGGAATTCATGAAAAAAATAATGATAACACGTATAAATTGACTGATAGTTTGAAGGATAGCATCTTGAAGATCTCTAGCAACCTCAGTAACTCTCTGGGCATGCTTCAGAAGATTCCAGGACATGAACTCTCCCCGGAAGCATATGAGGTTGACGTTGAGTTCCCGAGTTGGGTCTTAGAGAATGACAAGAGACGCCTTCACGCTCCGGTGGAAAAAACTAAGTTTAATCTCATGGTGGCTCAAGATGGTACCGGAAACTTCACTACCATCAACGATGCGGTCTCGGCCGCTCCTACCTCGAGTGTAACAAG GTTTATGATATATATAAAACGTGGGGTATACTTTGAGAACGTTGAGATACCGAAGAATAAGACAATGATAATGTTTGTGGGAGACGGTATCGGAAGAACAGTCATAAAAGCAAACCGCAGGAAGGGTAACTTGGGAACATTTCAAACTGCTACCGTAG GCGTGAAAGGTGAAGGGTTCATAGCTAAGGATATATCATTCGTGAATTTTGCTGGACCGTCACCACAAGCCGTGGCATTGCGAAGCGGCTCTGACCACTCTGCTTTCTACCGTTGCTCGTTCGAAGGCTACCAAGACACTCTTTATGTCTATTCAGGCAAACAGTTCTACAGAGAATGTGATATATATGGTACGGTCGATTTCATATGTGGTAACGCGGCTGTTGTGTTCCAAAACTGTAGTCTTTATGCTCGTAAACCAAATCCTGGGCAGAAAATCGTATACACCGCTCAAAGTCGCACTTGTTCGAACCAGTCTACTGGTATCTCTATGATTAACTGTAGATTCTTGGCCGCTCCTGATTTGATCCCTGTAAAAGGAAGCTTCGAGGCGTACTTAGGTCGACCGTGGAAAAACTTCTCTAGGACGATCATCATGAAATCGTTTATTGACGATCTGGTTGTTCCTGCCGGATGGTTGGAGTGGAACGGAAGTTTTGCTCTTGAAACCCTACATTATGGAGAGTACATGAACGAAGGACCTGGATCAAACATTACTAACCGGGTCAAATGGCCTGGCTATAGACCCATACTAAACGAAACGGAAGCAACCCAATTCACAGTCGGTCCATTTATTGATGGTGGGAGGTGGCTTAATTCAACCGGCATCCCATTTAATACCGGTCTGTAA
- the LOC106315424 gene encoding probable pectinesterase/pectinesterase inhibitor 40: MIHLRKVPKYIATLSLLLPVPLLLIFLSTVVSSHSPTLHKTQHLTSSGNTTELLVATLNQTISKVNFSSSNFSDLQTSLGSNLTHRDRCAFGDCLELLDDTVLDLTAAISELQSPYPVFNSVSMLLSAAMTNTRTCLDGFASSDDDEDENTYGSSKTYGLTESMRESLYNISRHVRESLAMLENIPGKLENDVGFPTWVDRKLLQDPTDETKIDLVVSRNGTGNFTTIGEAVSAAPNLSETRFVIYIKCGVYFENIEIPREKTMIMFLGDGIGQTVIKANRNGADGWTAFNSATVGVRGSGFIAKNISFVNDAGPTKHQAVALRSGSDLSAFYRCSFESYQDTIYVHSHKQFYRECNIYGTVDFIFGDAAAVFQNCSLYARRPNPNQRITYTAQGREDPRQPTGISIINCKILAAPDLVPVKTDFKAYLGRPWQLYSRTVIIQSFIDDLVDPAGWLQWKDDFALDTLYYGEYMNEGPGSNMTNRVKWPGFKRIETAVEATKFTVGPFIDGNKWLNSTGIPFTLDL, from the exons ATGATTCATCTAAGAAAAGTGCCAAAATACATTGCAACTCTCAGCTTATTACTACCAGTTCCCTTGCTCCTAATATTCTTATCAACCGTCGTTTCATCTCATTCACCAACCCTCCACAAAACGCAGCATCTTACATCCTCCGGTAACACCACCGAGCTCCTCGTCGCCACTTTAAATCAAACCATCTCCAAGGTCAATTTTTCTTCCTCAAACTTCTCCGACCTCCAAACGAGTCTCGGCTCAAACCTAACACATCGCGACCGTTGCGCGTTTGGTGACTGTCTCGAGCTACTCGATGACACCGTCTTAGATCTCACCGCCGCTATCTCGGAGCTCCAGTCTCCTTACCCGGTGTTCAACAGCGTCAGTATGTTGCTCAGCGCCGCTATGACGAATACACGAACGTGTCTTGATGGCTTTGCTTCTAGCGACGACGACGAGGACGAGAATACTTATGGCAGTAGTAAAACGTATGGGCTTACTGAGAGCATGAGGGAGAGTCTTTACAATATCTCTAGACATGTCAGGGAATCACTAGCTATGCTTGAGAATATTCCGGGGAAATTAGAGAATGATGTTGGGTTTCCGACGTGGGTCGACCGAAAACTCCTTCAGGATCCGACAGATGAGACTAAGATTGATCTGGTGGTGTCTCGAAATGGTACCGGAAACTTCACAACCATTGGAGAGGCCGTGTCGGCCGCTCCCAACTTGAGCGAGACCAG ATTTGTGATATATATAAAGTGTGGAGTATATTTCGAAAACATTGAAATACCGAGGGAGAAAACGATGATAATGTTCCTCGGAGACGGAATCGGACAGACAGTAATAAAAGCTAACCGCAACGGCGCAGATGGATGGACAGCATTTAACTCTGCTACTGTGG GCGTAAGAGGTAGTGGCTTCATAGCTAAGAACATATCATTCGTGAACGATGCTGGACCGACCAAGCACCAGGCTGTGGCCTTGCGTAGCGGGTCTGACCTCTCTGCTTTCTACCGATGCAGCTTTGAAAGTTACCAAGACACCATTTACGTCCACTCACACAAACAGTTCTATAGAGAATGCAATATATATGGCACGGTCGATTTCATATTTGGTGACGCAGCGGCTGTGTTCCAGAACTGTAGTCTCTATGCTCGTAGGCCGAACCCTAACCAGAGAATCACATATACTGCTCAAGGTCGAGAAGATCCTCGTCAACCCACGGGTATTTCTATAATAAACTGCAAGATCTTGGCTGCTCCCGATTTGGTCCCTGTGAAGACTGACTTCAAAGCATACTTAGGTCGTCCATGGCAATTATATTCTAGAACGGTTATTATACAATCGTTTATTGATGATTTGGTTGATCCTGCTGGATGGTTGCAATGGAAAGACGATTTTGCTCTTGACACTTTATATTATGGAGAGTATATGAATGAAGGCCCCGGTTCGAACATGACAAACCGGGTCAAATGGCCCGGTTTTAAACGTATCGAAACCGCAGTGGAAGCAACTAAGTTCACTGTCGGTCCGTTTATTGATGGTAACAAATGGCTTAACTCTACAGGAATTCCTTTTACTCTTGATCTCTAA